A genomic window from Leishmania mexicana MHOM/GT/2001/U1103 complete genome, chromosome 14 includes:
- a CDS encoding putative DNA excision repair protein, giving the protein MADDLASLQQQFGAFQDEEEMRMDVAARVVAQSSREALEDEERLKKSWRELEKAEHAVGVLQLELSEAQLAAAQESSGLLGDAQRSKSSGPATPPPRRVSDIRFQLNAAERELKRTDAAVRKLQKEVDQRQAARLADAKRLEREEAETERTAAAARAAAHSKAADVTTVVRAKSATGQPVPLASSSSTMLPRASTSVNRGAPANGSSSSSNGTITNGAGSRGALAGGSLSVSSPTVMTTTRVLYRTPAHLKGITQSDYSGGEVLPSLSRVQVTRADIRSKQRRYQDDSDMEHYVERIAKRQRLEAVANGQRRLAPRGSDGGTPSQSLSASVGKLAEARVKTEGEQDGHGHQVKQEPGGGDAAGASTPAAAAVAKAQVAKKEAEGGEHDRRLPRAGVKVETEEAEGVDDVIDVDALMEDDDDAAVAAAVSRVSTQLTGGYTHRGGKATPAMSLSSQQQQQQQQRRRAGSASPATISESEEFVWEMEEVTLLPGVRMDAAIYKRLFDYQQEGLLWLLTLHSRRTGGILGDEMGLGKTIQVAVMINALHHSSILRGPVLIVAPMTVLRQWLAELHRWAPYVRSCVMHESSGSDTTRDSLLQSVQGTPAVVITTYAAMRAHCGLLHRTGFQYVILDEGHKISNPEAGATLAAKSFTTPHRLILSGSPIQNSLKELWCLFDFVRPGLLGTMSRFIDEFEAPIAQSRNARASPLSLATAVECATALQAHIAPYLLRRLKRQVNMSLPPKYERVLRVPLTDKQLDQYLQVLSSPVVQRLFAQTVMYGSRSGGLDRDGRDSTGSLHVAGPRANMASRRHNSGVRLESFRLMNQLRQICNHADIYAVQQGADEEDRMMLGRRGAAAKLSAISATRPGQHRSFRSNNPVDLLGSGKLNALLMMLKEWKSFGHRVLVFSQTRMMLDIIENMCEQQAYSYIRMDGATNGHYRQELMDRFNEDDSIFVALLTTRVGGIGVNLIGADRVVIFDPDWNPITDVQARERAWRIGQKREVCVYRLITSGSVEESILRRQLAKMYVTDKVLKDPELQRFFNVQDSFMESFLLGSEYVNRVPVDKRYLLAAHHLHSVSAGHRDSVRGRDRHAALGEYGNAVPGVDDDDDTDSDMSGGDIGVAESKEQPRRERDFGMLVPLKDEDGINEVGADADDTEGTDEDGSSVGIPRMGDRSKKTSKAKEVWRETQMLQKLVDFQDISVAGHDRVAHRLARKKAEDMIRRVSSSALTTEAMREQQRQYSLQQAIGEQKAKEAADREEKARYYREEIAAAARKRRRE; this is encoded by the coding sequence ATGGCCGACGATTTGGCGTCACTGCAGCAACAGTTTGGCGCCTTCCAAGATGAGGAAGAGATGCGCATggacgtggcggcgcgcgtAGTCGCCCAGTCCTCGCGAGAAGCGctcgaggacgaggagcggCTCAAGAAGAGCTGGCGCGAGCTGGAAAAGGCGGAGCACGCTGTGGGGGTACTGCAACTAGAGTTgagcgaggcgcagctggcggctgcACAGGAATCTTCTGGGTTGCTGGGtgatgcgcagcgcagcaagTCATCCGGtccggcgacgccgccaccgcgccggGTGTCCGACATTCGCTTCCAGCTCAACGCAGCGGAGCGCGAGCTCAAGCGCActgacgcggcggtgcggaaACTTCAAAAAGAGGTCGACCAACGCCAAGCTGCGCGGCTTGCCGACGCGAAACGGCTCGAGCGGGAGGAAGCAGAGACAGagcgcacggcagccgcggcccGAGCCGCAGCACATTCGAAGGCAGCCGACGTCACAACAGTCGTACGTGCAAAAAGCGCCACCGGCCAACCTGTGCCTCTCGCGTCATCGTCCTCAACAATGCTCCCACGCGCAAGCACAAGCGTGAACAGGGGTGCGCCcgccaacggcagcagcagcagcagcaacggcaccaTCACTAACGGCGCGGGATCACGTGGTGCGCTGGCGGGAGGCAGTCTTTCGGTGTCATCGCCAACTGTCATGACCACGACGCGCGTGCTGTATCGAACCCCGGCTCACCTGAAGGGTATCACGCAGAGCGACTACAGCGGTGGTGAAGTGCTGCCCTCGCTGAGCCGGGTGCAAGTGACGCGCGCAGACATCCGCTCAAAGCAGCGCCGCTACCAGGACGATTCAGATATGGAGCACTACGTTGAACGCATCGCCAAACGACAGCgactggaggcggtggcaaATGGGCAGCGTCGGCTGGCCCCCCGGGGCAGCGACGGTGGCACGCCTTCGCAGTCATTGTCGGCCTCGGTCGGAAAGCTGGCCGAGGCGCGAGTTAAGACGGAAGGTGAGCAAGACGGCCATGGGCATCAGGTGAAGCAAGAGcctggcggtggtgacgctgccggGGCATccacaccagcagccgcagccgtaGCCAAGGCTCAAGTCGCGAAGAAAGAAGCTGAGGGCGGCGAACATGACCGTCGCCTCCCGAGGGCAGGGGTGAAGGTggagacagaggaggcggaaggAGTGGACGACGTGATTGACGTGGACGCACTcatggaggacgacgacgacgcggcggtggcggcggcggtgagccGGGTCTCCACCCAGCTCACTGGCGGCTACACTCACCGCGGTGGGAAGGCCACGCCGGCCATGTCGCTGagctcgcagcagcagcagcagcagcagcagcggaggcgcgccGGCTCAGCATCGCCGGCAACCATCTCGGAGAGCGAGGAATTTGTAtgggagatggaggaggtgacgctgctgcccggCGTGCGCATGGATGCCGCCATCTACAAGCGCCTATTCGATTACCAGCAAGAGGGGCTACTGTGGCTTCTCACCTTGCACTCCCGCCGCACGGGCGGTATCCTCGGCGATGAAATGGGCCTCGGCAAGACGATCCAGGTGGCAGTGATGATCAATGCGCTGCACCACTCCAGCATACTGCGCGGGCCGGTGCTGATCGTGGCACCGATGACGGTGCTTCGTCAGTggctggcggagctgcaccGCTGGGCCCCCTACGTACGCTCCTGCGTCATGCACGAGAGCAGCGGTAGCGACACGACGCGCgactcgctgctgcagtctgTTCAAGGCACGCCAGCCGTGGTCATCACAACGTATGCGGCGATGCGCGCGCACTGCGGTCTGCTGCATCGCACGGGCTTCCAGTACGTCATCCTCGACGAGGGGCACAAGATTAGCAACCCGGAGGCTGGCGCGACACTCGCAGCGAAGTCTTTCACGACGCCGCACCGCTTGATCTTGAGCGGCAGCCCCATCCAGAACTCGCTGAAGGAGCTGTGGTGCTTGTTCGATTTTGTGCGCCCTGGCCTTCTCGGCACGATGAGTCGCTTCATCGACGAATTCGAGGCGCCGATCGCGCAGAGCCGCAACGCACGTGCGAGTCCGCTGTCGCTGGCAACCGCCGTTGAGTGTGCAACAGCACTGCAAGCCCACATCGCCCCGTACCTGCTTCGCCGGCTGAAGCGCCAGGTGAACATGTCTTTACCGCCAAAGTacgagcgcgtgctgcgagTGCCACTCACGGACAAGCAGCTCGACCAGTATCTGCAGGTGCTGTCCTCACCAGTGGTGCAGCGACTCTTTGCGCAGACGGTAATGTACGgctcgcgcagcggtggcctCGACCGCGACGGGCGTGATAGCACTGGCTCCCTGCACGTGGCAGGACCGCGGGCAAACATGGCGTCTCGCCgccacaacagcggcgtGCGGCTGGAGTCGTTCCGCCTCATGAATCAACTGCGGCAAATCTGTAACCACGCCGACATCTACGCCGTGCAGCAAGGCGCGGATGAGGAGGACCGCATGATGCTTGGCCGTcgtggcgcggcggcgaagctgtCTGCTATTTCGGCGACACGACCTGGTCAACACCGCTCCTTCCGCAGCAACAACCCCGTCgacctcctcggcagcgggAAGCTGAACGCGCTCCTCATGATGCTGAAGGAGTGGAAGTCGTTCGGTCACCGCGTCCTCGTCTTCTCGCAGACTCGCATGATGCTCGATATTATCGAGAACATGTGCGAGCAGCAAGCCTACAGCTACATCCGCATGGATGGTGCGACAAACGGCCACTATCGGCAGGAGCTGATGGACCGCTTCAACGAGGACGACTCCATCTTTGTCGCCTTGCTGACGACGCGTgtcggcggcatcggcgtcAACCTCATCGGCGCCGACCGCGTCGTTATCTTTGACCCGGACTGGAACCCAATCACGGACGTTCAGGCCCGTGAGAGGGCCTGGCGTATTGGCCAGAAGAGAGAAGTGTGCGTCTACCGCCTCATCACGAGTGGCAGCGTGGAGGAGTCGATCCTGCGGCGCCAGCTGGCGAAGATGTACGTGACGGACAAGGTGCTGAAGGACCCGGAGCTGCAACGCTTCTTTAACGTGCAAGACAGCTTCATGGAGAGCTTTCTGCTCGGCTCCGAGTACGTAAACCGCGTGCCGGTGGACAAGCGGTACTTATTGgcagcgcaccacctccatAGCGTCTCGGCCGGCCACCGCGACAGCGTGCGTGGTCGTGACAGACACGCGGCGCTGGGGGAGTATGGCAATGCGGTTCCTGGCGtcgacgatgatgacgacaCCGACAGCGACATGAGTGGAGGAGACATTGGCGTCGCGGAAAGCAAGGAGCAGCCGAGAAGAGAGCGCGACTTTGGCATGCTGGTTCCTCTtaaggacgaggacggcatCAACGAGGTCGGCGCTGACGCTGACGATACGGAAGGCACGGACGAGGACGGAAGTTCAGTCGGCATCCCTCGCATGGGTGACAGAAGTAAGAAGACCAGCAAGGCCAAGGAGGTGTGGCGTGAGACACAGATGCTGCAGAAGCTGGTGGATTTCCAGGATATCTCTGTGGCCGGGCACGACCGCGTTGCGCACCGCCTGGCACgcaagaaggcggaggatATGATCCGCCGCGTGTCCTCATCGGCGCTCACAACGGAGGCGatgcgagagcagcagcgccagtaTAGCCTGCAGCAAGCAATTGGGGAGcaaaaggcgaaggaggcggcagaccgagaggagaaggcgcgTTACTATCGTGAAGAgatagcagcagcagcgcggaagCGTCGGCGTGAGTAG
- a CDS encoding putative small myristoylated protein-3: MSEIKYENGQPGYSGNTVVKCFKDNGNGLLFRIVNDEEHKWAFYNDTTNYQMMVKVAFGKDSKIEAIGNTTMQKDEESGEFKCELEIAPTTTEMFIEGEPNGFKISFEANPIAKA; this comes from the coding sequence ATGTCTGAGATCAAGTACGAGAACGGCCAGCCCGGCTACAGCGGCAACACCGTTGTGAAGTGCTTCAAGGACAACGGCAACGGGCTGCTGTTCCGCATCGTGAACGACGAGGAGCACAAGTGGGCGTTCTACAACGACACCACCAACTACCAAATGATGGTGAAGGTGGCGTTCGGCAAGGACAGCAAGATCGAGGCCATCGGCAACACGACCATGCAGAAAGACGAGGAGTCTGGCGAGTTCAAGTGCGAGCTGGAGATTgcgccaacgacgacggAGATGTTCATCGAGGGCGAGCCAAACGGTTTCAAGATCAGCTTCGAGGCCAACCCGATTGCGAAGgcgtga